One genomic window of Desulfuromonas sp. AOP6 includes the following:
- a CDS encoding UvrD-helicase domain-containing protein, translating into MIDLLTGLNAPQRQAVEQTEGPLLILAGAGSGKTRTLIHRIAYLLREKKVAPWEILAVTFTNKAAAEMKERLERLLGQEELPWVATFHATCVRILRREIAALGFTTNFTIYDDQDQLRLLKDILKELHIPEKVAKERAAATFIDQCKNRGLFPAELEGQDSRDEALIRVYELYQRKMKQANALDFGDLILYTIALFEKHPEVLDRYRRRFRYILVDEFQDTNQVQYRLVKLLASGYGNLCVVGDDDQSIYAWRGAEISNILGFDRDFPGTQVIRLEQNYRSTNTVLEAAGHVVARNVGRKGKTLWTENPAGEKITLEALADDLEEARYVAAEISRLKKSGRPLRDVAVFYRTNVQSRALEEALRGQGLPYVMFGGLKFYSRMEIKDILAYLRVLVNPADSVSARRIINVPARGIGAATVERIGQFEEEAGGFLPACREALDRGAIRGAAAKRVGDFVTLMEDYRGRIEQTPYPALTASLIDDSGYGPMLRDERTEESRGRLENLEQLLAGMEEHYGSEGTLQEYLEQVALITDLDSYDPSLDRITLMTLHAAKGLEFPVVFMTGMEEGLFPHSRMGSDDGDVEEERRLCYVGMTRAMEKLYLTHARRRRVYGSFQFNPPSRFLEEIPASLLVGTDTPSLKKPAQHNLASIFEQVEPAPFAGDDEDFFEEEVRVVPEAEEGLRIGIRVRHVKFGVGTVRRLEGSGDNQKVIVYFNTVGPKKLLLKFAGLEPA; encoded by the coding sequence ATGATTGATCTGCTGACCGGGCTCAACGCCCCGCAGCGACAGGCGGTGGAGCAGACCGAGGGTCCTCTGCTTATTCTGGCCGGGGCCGGCTCAGGTAAGACGCGCACCCTCATTCATCGCATCGCGTACCTGCTGCGTGAAAAAAAGGTCGCCCCCTGGGAGATCCTCGCCGTCACTTTCACCAACAAGGCCGCCGCCGAAATGAAGGAGCGTCTGGAGCGTCTGCTTGGGCAGGAGGAACTCCCCTGGGTCGCTACCTTCCACGCCACCTGTGTGCGTATCCTGCGCCGGGAGATTGCCGCCCTGGGGTTTACCACCAATTTCACCATATACGATGATCAGGATCAGCTGCGCCTGCTCAAGGACATCCTCAAGGAGTTGCATATCCCTGAAAAGGTGGCCAAGGAACGCGCCGCCGCCACCTTCATCGACCAGTGCAAAAACCGGGGGCTTTTTCCGGCCGAGCTGGAGGGGCAGGATTCCCGCGACGAGGCCCTGATCCGGGTCTATGAGCTGTACCAGAGGAAGATGAAGCAAGCCAACGCCCTGGACTTCGGCGATCTCATCCTCTACACCATCGCCCTGTTCGAGAAGCATCCCGAGGTGCTCGATCGCTACCGCCGCCGTTTTCGCTACATCCTGGTGGACGAGTTCCAGGACACCAATCAGGTCCAGTACCGGCTGGTGAAGCTCCTCGCCTCGGGGTACGGCAACCTGTGCGTGGTCGGCGACGACGACCAGTCCATCTACGCCTGGCGTGGTGCCGAGATCAGCAATATCCTTGGTTTCGACCGGGATTTTCCCGGCACCCAGGTCATCCGTCTGGAGCAGAACTACCGCTCCACGAACACCGTCCTGGAGGCGGCCGGCCATGTGGTCGCCCGCAACGTCGGCCGCAAGGGCAAGACCCTGTGGACGGAAAACCCGGCCGGGGAAAAGATCACCCTGGAGGCCTTGGCCGACGATCTGGAGGAAGCGCGCTATGTCGCCGCAGAAATTTCCCGCCTGAAGAAGTCCGGGCGCCCTCTGCGTGACGTCGCTGTTTTTTACCGTACCAACGTTCAGTCCCGTGCCTTGGAGGAAGCCCTGCGCGGGCAGGGGCTGCCCTACGTCATGTTCGGCGGCCTTAAATTCTACAGCCGTATGGAAATCAAGGATATCCTGGCCTATCTGCGGGTACTCGTCAATCCGGCCGATTCGGTCTCGGCCCGGCGTATTATCAATGTGCCGGCCCGGGGCATCGGCGCCGCCACCGTCGAGCGGATCGGCCAGTTTGAAGAAGAGGCCGGCGGCTTTCTGCCCGCCTGCCGTGAGGCGCTGGACCGTGGCGCGATCCGGGGGGCCGCCGCTAAAAGGGTCGGTGATTTCGTCACCCTCATGGAGGATTACCGTGGCCGCATCGAGCAGACACCTTATCCCGCCCTGACGGCGTCGCTCATCGATGACAGCGGCTACGGACCGATGCTGCGCGACGAGCGCACGGAGGAGTCGCGGGGACGCCTGGAGAACCTGGAGCAGCTGCTGGCCGGCATGGAGGAGCATTACGGCTCGGAAGGTACTCTGCAGGAATACCTGGAGCAGGTCGCTCTCATCACCGATCTCGACTCCTACGATCCCAGCCTCGACCGTATCACCCTCATGACCCTGCATGCTGCCAAGGGCCTTGAATTCCCCGTGGTGTTCATGACCGGCATGGAAGAGGGGCTCTTCCCCCACTCCCGTATGGGATCCGACGACGGCGACGTGGAAGAAGAGCGCCGACTCTGTTACGTGGGGATGACCCGGGCCATGGAGAAGCTCTATCTGACCCATGCCCGCCGCCGCCGGGTCTACGGCAGCTTTCAGTTCAACCCGCCCAGCCGCTTTCTGGAAGAAATTCCCGCCTCGCTACTGGTAGGCACCGATACGCCTTCGCTGAAAAAGCCGGCTCAGCATAATCTGGCTTCCATTTTCGAGCAGGTGGAACCGGCCCCTTTTGCCGGCGATGATGAGGATTTTTTCGAGGAGGAGGTGCGCGTTGTTCCCGAGGCCGAAGAGGGGCTGCGCATCGGCATTCGCGTTCGTCATGTCAAATTCGGCGTCGGCACGGTACGGCGCCTGGAGGGGAGCGGCGACAACCAGAAGGTCATCGTCTATTTCAATACGGTGGGGCCTAAAAAGCTCCTGCTCAAATTCGCCGGGCTGGAGCCGGCCTGA
- a CDS encoding chloride channel protein, translating into MRIRKRWLFAWLRRRSTAFLSHFRISENTFMATLAVVIGLLSGLGNYAFRKTIDFFHWLVFEQGGALLSISMTEWSWSRLLLVFFPMIGGLLLIPFGFFFARDMRYGFPAFLEQVNLRGAKIPGRTIFTRGLASAITIGTGGSAGQEGPIAQIGGAIGSQFGQAFKVSGDRLKVLVACGVSGGVAATFNAPIAGVFFAQEIVLLSSFELSSFTSIVIASGMSTVVSRALLGNVPAFAVPPYVMGSAWEIALYVLLGMIIGVLAAGFIDVHFRVKEAFERLRLPRLAKPIFGGLLVGVIGVFFPAVFGNGYEFMESVMHGEGLWYLLAALILMKALATSITLGSGLPGGLFAPSLYIGAVTGGAFGKLAQLIFPSVAASPGAYALVGMGAFLSAATHAPMTAIFLLFEMTASYEVIIPIMLSCVIGTAISRHFKKDSLDTVELSRAGINLEAGKERNIMKSIKVREVMSGAPESIPENMTLGQFANFTATTRHTNFPLVNGAGELTGIISVQDFMGVVFERDLRDLIVVKELATLDVITVTEDEDLDQAMRKIGYRNIEQLPVVDQEGSNRLVGIISRRDMVAAYNRALMTRTLEDTDD; encoded by the coding sequence TTGCGTATTCGAAAGAGATGGCTTTTTGCCTGGTTGCGGCGCCGCAGCACCGCTTTTCTCAGCCACTTCCGCATCAGCGAGAACACCTTCATGGCCACCCTGGCGGTGGTCATCGGTTTGCTGTCAGGACTAGGCAACTACGCCTTCCGCAAGACGATCGACTTCTTTCACTGGCTGGTCTTCGAGCAGGGGGGCGCTCTATTGAGCATCTCGATGACGGAGTGGAGTTGGAGCCGCCTGCTGCTGGTGTTCTTCCCCATGATCGGCGGCTTGCTGCTGATCCCCTTCGGCTTCTTTTTTGCCCGGGACATGCGCTACGGGTTCCCCGCTTTTCTGGAACAGGTCAATCTGCGGGGAGCCAAGATTCCCGGCCGCACCATTTTTACCCGCGGTCTGGCCAGCGCCATCACCATCGGCACCGGTGGCTCAGCCGGGCAGGAAGGTCCCATTGCCCAGATCGGCGGCGCCATCGGCAGCCAGTTCGGTCAGGCTTTCAAAGTCAGCGGCGACCGTCTCAAGGTGCTGGTGGCCTGCGGGGTTTCGGGTGGGGTAGCCGCGACCTTCAACGCCCCCATCGCTGGCGTCTTTTTCGCGCAGGAGATCGTCCTGCTTTCCTCTTTTGAACTCTCCAGCTTCACCTCCATCGTCATCGCCAGCGGCATGAGCACCGTCGTTTCCCGCGCCCTGCTCGGCAACGTACCGGCCTTCGCCGTCCCCCCCTATGTCATGGGGAGTGCCTGGGAGATCGCCCTTTACGTCCTGTTGGGCATGATTATCGGGGTGCTGGCGGCCGGATTCATTGATGTCCATTTCAGGGTGAAGGAAGCCTTTGAACGCCTGCGTCTGCCGCGGCTGGCCAAGCCCATTTTCGGCGGCCTGCTCGTCGGCGTTATTGGCGTCTTTTTTCCGGCGGTGTTCGGCAACGGCTATGAGTTCATGGAATCGGTCATGCACGGCGAGGGGCTGTGGTACCTGCTGGCCGCGCTTATCCTGATGAAGGCGCTGGCCACTTCCATCACCCTGGGCAGTGGCTTGCCCGGCGGCCTCTTCGCCCCCTCCCTCTATATCGGCGCTGTCACCGGGGGGGCTTTCGGCAAACTGGCCCAGTTGATTTTCCCGTCCGTCGCCGCTTCCCCGGGCGCTTACGCCCTGGTCGGCATGGGGGCTTTTTTGTCCGCTGCCACCCACGCGCCCATGACCGCCATCTTCCTGCTCTTCGAGATGACGGCATCCTACGAGGTCATCATCCCCATCATGCTCTCCTGCGTCATCGGAACTGCCATCAGCCGTCACTTCAAGAAGGACAGTCTGGACACGGTGGAGCTGTCGCGGGCCGGCATTAATCTGGAGGCGGGCAAGGAACGCAATATCATGAAATCGATCAAGGTACGCGAAGTCATGAGCGGCGCCCCTGAGTCGATTCCTGAAAATATGACGCTGGGGCAGTTCGCCAATTTTACCGCGACCACCCGACACACCAATTTCCCCCTGGTGAACGGCGCGGGGGAGCTGACCGGCATTATCTCCGTGCAGGATTTCATGGGGGTTGTCTTCGAGCGCGATCTGCGTGACCTTATTGTGGTGAAAGAGTTGGCGACCCTTGACGTCATTACCGTCACCGAGGATGAGGATCTTGATCAGGCCATGCGCAAGATCGGCTACCGCAACATCGAACAGTTGCCGGTGGTGGATCAAGAAGGGAGCAACAGGCTGGTAGGGATTATCTCGCGGCGGGACATGGTCGCCGCCTACAATCGGGCCCTGATGACCCGCACTCTGGAGGACACCGATGATTGA
- the glmS gene encoding glutamine--fructose-6-phosphate transaminase (isomerizing) produces MCGIVGYIGFQEATPIILDGLRRLEYRGYDSAGIATLDGGKIEIRRARGKLINLEKILQERPLAGTCGIGHTRWATHGRPSEINAHPHYAGGIVVVHNGIIENYLPLKERLRAQGHSFSSETDTEVIAHLVRQHYEEGGDFEAAVRKALAEVRGAYAVAILCEQEPGKLIAAKLGSPLVLGQGAGEFFVASDIPAMLSHTREMIFLEDGELAVFSAGGMQVTTLAGDILQKAVKTITWSPLMAEKGGYKHFMLKEIFEQPRAIADTLAGRLRDEAGDVYLEDLHLGDEELRQIDKLTIVACGTSWHAGLVGKFLIEKLARLPVEVDIASEFRYRDPIVNERILTILISQSGETADTLAALREAKSKGGKVVAICNVVESSIARESDGVIYTHAGPEIGVASTKAFTTQLVALNLLAIRLGRALGTLGAEAARSLIAALTTLPRKIEDTLELDKEIQTVAQNFMNARDFLYLGRGNQYPVALEGALKLKEISYIHAEGYPAGEMKHGPIALIDENLPVVVVAPHNETFEKVVSNMEEVRARSGRIIAIGTSSGPELADVADVVLCVPEIADELLPVLTSVPLQLLAYHIAVFKGTDVDQPRNLAKSVTVE; encoded by the coding sequence ATGTGCGGAATTGTTGGTTACATCGGTTTTCAAGAAGCCACTCCCATCATCCTCGACGGCCTGCGCCGCCTCGAATATCGCGGGTATGATTCGGCCGGCATCGCTACCCTGGATGGTGGCAAGATAGAGATCCGTCGTGCCCGCGGCAAGCTGATAAATCTCGAAAAGATCCTGCAGGAGCGCCCCCTGGCCGGCACCTGCGGTATCGGTCACACGCGCTGGGCCACCCACGGCCGCCCCTCGGAAATCAATGCGCATCCCCACTACGCCGGCGGCATCGTCGTCGTGCATAACGGGATCATCGAAAACTATCTTCCCCTCAAAGAACGACTGCGCGCCCAGGGTCATAGCTTCAGTTCGGAAACGGACACCGAGGTTATTGCCCATCTGGTGCGCCAGCACTATGAGGAGGGTGGTGACTTCGAGGCTGCCGTGCGGAAGGCGCTGGCCGAAGTGCGCGGGGCCTACGCCGTGGCCATCCTGTGCGAGCAGGAGCCCGGCAAGCTCATCGCCGCCAAGCTTGGCTCGCCGCTGGTACTGGGACAGGGCGCCGGCGAGTTTTTCGTGGCTTCCGACATCCCCGCCATGCTCAGCCATACCCGGGAGATGATCTTTCTGGAAGACGGCGAGCTGGCGGTCTTCAGTGCGGGCGGCATGCAGGTGACGACCCTGGCTGGAGACATCCTGCAGAAGGCGGTCAAGACCATTACCTGGAGCCCCCTGATGGCGGAAAAGGGGGGGTACAAGCACTTTATGCTCAAGGAAATTTTCGAGCAGCCCCGGGCCATTGCCGATACGCTGGCCGGTCGCCTGCGTGACGAAGCGGGGGATGTCTATCTCGAAGATCTCCACCTGGGCGACGAAGAACTGCGTCAGATCGACAAGCTGACCATCGTCGCCTGCGGCACCTCCTGGCATGCCGGACTGGTGGGCAAGTTTCTCATCGAAAAGCTGGCGAGACTGCCGGTGGAAGTCGACATTGCCAGTGAATTCCGTTATCGCGATCCTATTGTTAACGAGCGCATTCTGACCATTCTCATCAGCCAGAGCGGAGAAACGGCCGACACTCTGGCGGCCCTGCGTGAAGCCAAGAGCAAGGGCGGCAAAGTGGTGGCCATCTGCAATGTGGTCGAATCTTCCATCGCCCGCGAGAGTGACGGTGTAATTTACACCCATGCTGGCCCCGAGATTGGTGTGGCCTCCACCAAGGCGTTCACCACGCAGCTGGTGGCCCTGAATCTTCTCGCCATCCGACTCGGCCGGGCGCTGGGTACCCTCGGGGCAGAGGCGGCCCGCTCTCTTATCGCCGCCCTGACCACGTTGCCGCGTAAAATCGAGGATACGCTGGAGCTGGACAAAGAGATTCAGACAGTGGCCCAGAATTTCATGAATGCCCGCGATTTTCTCTATCTCGGTCGTGGCAATCAGTATCCTGTTGCCCTGGAAGGCGCTCTCAAGCTCAAGGAGATCTCCTATATCCATGCCGAAGGCTACCCGGCCGGCGAAATGAAGCACGGTCCCATCGCTCTTATCGATGAGAACCTGCCGGTGGTGGTCGTCGCCCCCCACAATGAAACATTCGAGAAGGTCGTCTCCAATATGGAGGAGGTCCGGGCCCGCTCCGGGCGTATCATCGCCATCGGCACCTCTTCCGGGCCCGAGTTGGCTGACGTCGCCGACGTGGTTCTGTGTGTACCGGAAATCGCCGATGAGCTGCTGCCTGTGCTCACATCCGTGCCCCTGCAACTGCTGGCCTATCATATCGCCGTGTTCAAGGGGACGGACGTCGACCAGCCCCGCAATCTGGCCAAAAGCGTTACCGTGGAGTAG